The Pantoea phytobeneficialis genome has a segment encoding these proteins:
- the pxpB gene encoding 5-oxoprolinase subunit PxpB codes for MSPSDIKPASAPALACSSTITLSTIGARAWLVEAPGGFDLPSQRRVWSLARLLASGEDVESLIPGVTNLLVLFRQIPPDETAVRARLHAAWEQAQAIHPQGKLIEIPVDYGGEHAIDLDAVCRHTGFSAREVVRRHHQSQYTVFALGSAPGFGYLHGLDPQLATPRKKVPSLSMLKGTVTIGGAQAGVSALTGPNGWNAIGYAELEVFDPLADSPALMAPGDRIRFLPQRIEL; via the coding sequence ATGTCGCCATCTGATATCAAGCCCGCCAGCGCTCCCGCGCTGGCTTGCTCCTCTACCATTACCCTCTCCACCATTGGCGCACGCGCCTGGCTGGTGGAAGCACCGGGCGGTTTTGATTTGCCCTCACAACGTCGCGTCTGGTCGCTGGCACGATTGCTCGCCAGTGGCGAAGACGTTGAATCACTGATCCCTGGGGTCACCAATCTGCTGGTGCTGTTTCGCCAGATTCCCCCCGATGAGACTGCGGTGCGCGCCCGACTGCATGCCGCCTGGGAACAGGCGCAGGCCATCCATCCGCAGGGCAAACTGATTGAGATTCCGGTGGATTACGGTGGCGAACACGCGATCGATCTCGATGCCGTTTGCCGACATACCGGTTTCAGCGCGCGCGAAGTGGTACGTCGTCATCATCAAAGCCAATACACGGTATTCGCCCTCGGCAGCGCGCCGGGCTTTGGGTATCTGCATGGACTGGACCCGCAGCTGGCAACGCCACGCAAAAAAGTACCGTCGCTCAGCATGCTGAAAGGCACCGTCACCATTGGCGGCGCGCAGGCAGGCGTCTCGGCGCTGACCGGCCCGAATGGCTGGAACGCGATTGGCTATGCCGAACTGGAGGTGTTTGATCCCCTGGCGGACTCACCGGCGTTGATGGCCCCCGGCGATCGCATTCGCTTTCTGCCGCAGAGGATTGAACTGTGA
- a CDS encoding DMT family transporter, with product MNARLGVVLKIMAALCSTLMLACVKGLNGTIPTGEVIFFRSFVALFPLLIWLKIQGNVLENLKTRNLFGHLIRGFSGTGGMYFNYLALVYISLADATALSYAAPLFTVIMAAVLLKERVRASRWLAVMVGLSGILIMLSSKLTLFSASAAHASAGIGVLCALVAAVCTATSNVQIRFLNGIEKPGAIVFYFSLMTTVIGLATIVFGWTIPSGTQLLLLVGCGLFGGLAQILVTLSLRYADASLLAPFDYTTLVWSMVVGYLFLNSLPGPTTLFGASIVALAGIFAVWREQRQRKLALV from the coding sequence ATGAATGCCAGATTAGGCGTAGTACTGAAGATAATGGCGGCGCTGTGTTCAACGCTGATGTTGGCGTGTGTGAAAGGGTTGAACGGCACCATACCCACCGGGGAAGTGATTTTTTTCCGCAGTTTTGTCGCGCTGTTTCCACTGCTGATATGGTTGAAAATTCAGGGGAACGTGCTGGAAAACCTGAAAACCCGCAATCTGTTCGGTCATCTGATTCGGGGTTTTTCCGGCACTGGTGGCATGTACTTTAACTATCTGGCGCTGGTGTATATCTCGCTGGCGGATGCCACTGCACTGAGCTACGCCGCGCCGCTGTTTACCGTGATCATGGCGGCGGTGCTGCTGAAAGAGCGGGTCAGGGCATCGCGCTGGCTGGCGGTGATGGTCGGCCTGTCCGGCATTTTGATCATGCTGTCGTCCAAACTGACGCTGTTCTCCGCCAGTGCCGCTCATGCCAGCGCGGGTATCGGCGTGTTGTGCGCGCTGGTGGCTGCGGTCTGCACCGCCACCTCCAACGTGCAAATTCGTTTTCTGAATGGCATCGAAAAACCCGGCGCGATTGTGTTCTATTTTTCACTGATGACCACGGTGATCGGCCTTGCCACTATCGTGTTTGGCTGGACCATACCCAGTGGCACGCAACTGCTGCTGCTGGTTGGTTGCGGGCTGTTTGGCGGTCTGGCACAGATTCTGGTCACGCTCAGCCTGCGTTACGCGGATGCTTCGCTGCTGGCCCCGTTTGATTACACCACCCTGGTATGGTCGATGGTGGTAGGTTACCTGTTCCTTAATAGCCTGCCAGGTCCCACCACGCTGTTTGGCGCATCGATTGTGGCGCTGGCCGGGATTTTTGCCGTGTGGCGTGAGCAACGGCAGCGGAAGTTGGCGCTGGTGTAA
- a CDS encoding 5-oxoprolinase subunit PxpA, whose translation MKIDVNSDMGEGFGVYQLCDDAALMQVVSSANIACGFHAGDPTIMTNMVRLAKQHGVGIGAHPGLPDRQGFGRRELPFSADEICQQVAYQLGALMAIARAEGTQVAHFSFHAAMGNIVNRDAALAQQVMELVARIDSSLIIFAQPDTIIEHAAQAAGLKTLTLFLADRAYDAQGRLVPRGIAGSVIKEESALRARVRQFLQRGTVTTLEGEEIAVRARSILVHSDTPGSLALATIVRSEIEASGHQVAPATEVLA comes from the coding sequence ATGAAGATTGATGTCAATTCCGATATGGGAGAAGGCTTCGGCGTTTATCAACTGTGTGATGACGCCGCACTGATGCAGGTGGTGTCATCCGCCAATATTGCCTGCGGTTTTCATGCCGGTGATCCCACGATCATGACCAACATGGTCCGTCTGGCGAAGCAGCATGGCGTGGGGATTGGTGCACATCCGGGCCTGCCGGATCGCCAGGGGTTTGGCCGCCGTGAACTGCCTTTTTCCGCTGACGAAATTTGCCAGCAGGTGGCGTATCAGCTGGGTGCATTGATGGCGATTGCCCGTGCCGAAGGCACTCAGGTTGCCCATTTCAGCTTCCACGCAGCGATGGGCAATATCGTTAACCGTGACGCCGCGCTGGCGCAGCAAGTGATGGAGCTGGTGGCGCGTATTGATAGCTCGCTGATTATCTTCGCCCAGCCGGATACCATTATTGAACACGCTGCGCAGGCCGCCGGTCTGAAAACCCTGACGCTGTTCCTCGCCGACCGCGCTTACGATGCCCAGGGGCGTCTGGTGCCGCGTGGTATCGCCGGCTCGGTGATTAAAGAAGAAAGCGCGCTGCGCGCCCGTGTGCGCCAGTTTCTGCAACGCGGCACCGTCACCACCCTTGAAGGTGAAGAGATCGCGGTACGCGCCCGCTCAATTCTGGTCCACAGCGATACACCCGGTTCACTGGCGCTCGCCACCATCGTGCGCAGCGAGA
- a CDS encoding biotin-dependent carboxyltransferase family protein produces the protein MIEIEQSGALNTVQDLGRFNYRHMGVSVSGVMDPLALRAGNLLLGNEENAAAIEVQLFPFRVRFLQDTSIAVTGADCRATLDGNPLPPWWGCGVRAGQVLELRYPRSGARGYLCIAGGIDVPVVLDSRSTALRGAFGGHHGRALQRGDQLPLGATTGPALPQAGIGIEPPESALGTWFPRNNAGEIQLRAIPSGEYALFAEDAARFWQQSWQVSNQSNRTGYRLSGDPIFPSHTVEMRSYGLIPGIVQVPPAGEPIIQLSDANTAGGYPKIAGVIEQDLWRLGQILPGQSIQLVKSDAREAIAIEQEVTRWLTRLRLSCLPLRKAVGV, from the coding sequence GTGATTGAGATTGAACAAAGCGGTGCGCTCAATACGGTGCAGGACTTAGGCCGTTTCAACTATCGCCATATGGGCGTGTCGGTGAGCGGCGTGATGGACCCACTGGCGTTGCGGGCAGGCAACCTGCTGCTCGGTAACGAGGAAAATGCCGCCGCGATTGAAGTGCAACTGTTTCCATTTCGCGTGCGCTTTTTGCAGGATACCAGCATCGCCGTGACCGGCGCTGACTGTCGCGCCACGCTGGATGGCAACCCTCTGCCGCCCTGGTGGGGTTGCGGCGTTCGCGCCGGTCAGGTGCTGGAGCTACGCTACCCGCGCAGCGGCGCCCGTGGATATCTGTGCATTGCCGGTGGTATCGATGTGCCCGTGGTGCTGGATTCGCGCAGTACCGCGCTGCGCGGTGCCTTCGGTGGACATCATGGCCGGGCATTGCAGCGTGGCGACCAGTTACCCCTTGGCGCGACAACCGGCCCGGCATTACCGCAGGCGGGTATCGGTATCGAACCTCCGGAAAGCGCGCTGGGTACCTGGTTCCCGCGTAATAACGCCGGTGAGATCCAGCTACGCGCCATTCCCTCCGGCGAGTACGCATTGTTTGCTGAAGACGCCGCGCGTTTCTGGCAGCAATCCTGGCAAGTTTCCAATCAAAGTAACCGTACCGGTTACCGGCTGTCAGGAGATCCGATCTTCCCGTCACACACGGTGGAGATGCGATCCTATGGCCTGATCCCCGGAATCGTACAGGTGCCTCCGGCCGGTGAGCCGATCATCCAGTTAAGCGATGCCAATACCGCCGGTGGTTATCCCAAGATCGCCGGGGTGATCGAGCAGGATCTGTGGCGACTCGGTCAGATACTGCCCGGCCAGTCCATTCAGTTGGTAAAAAGTGATGCGCGTGAAGCCATCGCCATCGAACAAGAAGTGACGCGCTGGCTCACCCGGCTGCGTCTGAGCTGCCTGCCGCTGCGCAAGGCCGTGGGCGTTTAA
- a CDS encoding transporter substrate-binding domain-containing protein, with the protein MTMKRRTTIGLALLPLLAISSAHADLMANIKSSGELKCAVYSDVPPFSSPDPQTRQLAGMDVDLCNALAKQMGVKVTLVPTSVEARIAVIATGRADVLIANLAYTKTRGNQIQFSDPYYVAKEMLLVKAPLADKPLSYFKGKRISATKGTTSEQSIHLKGARAVTFQDTASAFLAVEQNKALGFVTNTMTGIKMITQAKKDGIDLAMIKEPMALEPIGVGMKRDEPALLASVNSGLKAMDDDGTIDKIWDTWIGPKTEYKMVREERVQPLSSLKFEPLE; encoded by the coding sequence ATGACCATGAAAAGACGTACCACCATCGGGCTGGCGCTGCTGCCGCTGCTGGCTATCTCTTCCGCCCATGCTGACCTGATGGCAAACATTAAGTCGAGCGGCGAACTTAAGTGCGCAGTCTATTCCGACGTGCCACCCTTCTCCTCGCCGGATCCGCAAACTCGCCAGTTGGCTGGCATGGACGTTGACCTGTGCAACGCGCTGGCAAAACAGATGGGGGTCAAAGTCACCCTGGTGCCGACTTCCGTGGAAGCGCGTATCGCAGTGATCGCCACTGGCCGCGCCGATGTCCTGATCGCTAACCTTGCCTACACCAAAACCCGTGGCAACCAGATCCAGTTCAGCGACCCGTACTATGTCGCCAAAGAGATGCTGCTGGTGAAAGCGCCGCTGGCCGACAAGCCGCTGAGTTACTTTAAAGGTAAGCGCATCAGCGCCACCAAAGGCACCACCTCAGAACAATCTATCCACCTGAAAGGCGCACGAGCAGTGACCTTCCAGGACACCGCCTCGGCTTTCCTCGCGGTGGAACAGAACAAAGCATTGGGCTTTGTCACCAACACCATGACCGGTATCAAGATGATCACCCAGGCGAAAAAAGACGGTATCGATCTGGCGATGATCAAAGAACCGATGGCGCTGGAACCGATTGGTGTCGGCATGAAACGTGACGAGCCAGCGTTGTTAGCCAGCGTCAACAGCGGCCTGAAAGCGATGGACGATGACGGCACCATCGACAAAATCTGGGACACCTGGATTGGGCCAAAGACCGAATACAAAATGGTGCGTGAGGAGCGCGTTCAGCCGCTCTCCAGTCTGAAATTTGAACCGCTGGAATAA
- a CDS encoding RraA family protein yields MTAGNRIYLRRPADAEPLLETFRTLPAAVVADCMSRLPALSAEISLKTAPQQPIMCGLAVTVKARSGDNLMLHKALDIAGRNDVIILSNEGDRSQSLMGEVMATYAKQRGMEGIVLDGPVRDIDGLSRMDFPIYAAGVTPGGPFKDGPGEINVPIACGKIHVSPGDIILGDADGVIVIPRQDAARILEDALAYLQVDERNFELAKTGSLERGWLDETLRSKKVEIIDDIYR; encoded by the coding sequence ATGACCGCAGGAAACCGCATTTATTTACGTCGCCCGGCTGATGCTGAACCGCTACTGGAAACCTTCCGCACCCTGCCAGCTGCCGTGGTCGCAGATTGTATGAGCCGCCTGCCCGCCCTGTCAGCGGAGATCAGCCTGAAAACGGCCCCACAACAACCGATTATGTGTGGTCTGGCAGTGACGGTAAAAGCCCGTTCAGGCGACAACCTGATGCTACACAAAGCGCTGGATATCGCCGGGCGCAACGATGTGATTATTCTGTCGAACGAAGGTGATCGCAGCCAGTCGCTGATGGGTGAAGTCATGGCGACCTATGCAAAGCAGCGCGGCATGGAAGGGATTGTGCTGGATGGCCCGGTGCGCGACATCGACGGATTATCACGCATGGATTTCCCGATCTACGCAGCCGGAGTCACGCCGGGTGGCCCCTTTAAAGACGGACCGGGTGAGATCAACGTGCCTATCGCCTGCGGCAAAATCCATGTCTCTCCTGGCGATATCATCCTCGGTGATGCTGATGGCGTGATTGTGATCCCACGCCAGGATGCAGCACGTATCCTGGAAGATGCGCTGGCGTATTTACAGGTGGATGAGCGCAACTTTGAGCTGGCGAAAACCGGCTCACTGGAGCGCGGTTGGCTGGATGAGACGCTGCGCAGTAAGAAGGTGGAGATTATTGACGATATTTATCGTTAA